TGTGAGTGAACATGTTTCTGCTCCCAAATGGCCTCGCAAAAGCACCATTCCCAACAAACTGTTGGGAGAGCATCTTCTACAAATGCTCTTACACCTGctttaggaaagcaaaacaaaccgACCCCTTCAAGCACTATGCACTGTTAACACACAAAGAGACTAAGAATGCTGCTAGAGCAGCTTGTTTCCACTTCTGTGCCAGTGTAATTGTTCAGAGGTCAGGCTTTAAACTGCACTGCTGATCGAGGATTTGGATTAATGATGGCAGCCAAAGAAACCTTGGttacatttggttttgttgtttttcattcaGGTACTTTGTTTTAGTTCAGACTGCAGTTCTGCATACACTTAGCATAACCAAAGGGCAAGATACTCTGCAACAGAAACAGGAATCTTAAGCCAATTCCTATACTGACAAAAATCTTCAAGGAGTTTTAGACCTTGGGTAATAAGAGCTGGTTTTGCTCCAGGCAAAAGAAAGCACCCACAAAAGCTATCCCAGGAGCAAGACTGCATAGGTGTTACGACTACAGCTCCCACCAACAGCTGGGAGCAATAATCACTTGTGTTTAGACACCAGATCTAGGCGAGATCCTTCTACAATCTCAGTTGCTTTTGTGGATTCAGCAGCAAGTTATCCAGCATAAATCCACATCCCCACAAGCATTAGTACTTCCAGAATCGCCCAGCTTCCCCATCCTAATCATTATTGACTGGATCTCCTCAGGAAGagtaatgggggggggggggggagtacTTTTCACTTCTCCCAAAATATGGTACAGAAAATGGTGTAAGAAGCCTTTTTCTGCCCCTTGGTGTTAGGTGAAGCAATGGCTTGATTTGCCAACAGTCCTCTTCACAGTGGTGGCTTAAGGACGAGTATAGCCCCTCTTGCTACCCAATACTAGTGTGTAAGTAACTTGAGGTATGTCTGCACAGGTCAGCTGAAGAAGAGGGAAATTAAATTCTTGGCCCTTCCAATGTGTCACAGAACTGCCACTTTGCTTTGCACATCATTTGTCTGAGGAAGGTAACATTTTTCCTAGAACTACTGCTATGCCACAATTAATAATCCAGATAGCACTGACTTTGGTACAAAGCCCAGCATTCTTAAGCATAAAGAGTTTACTGCTTAGTACATGTAACATTCACCTCCAATATTTGAACAAATCCCTAAAAAAACTTGAAGTATTTTGATATCCTTGCTGaataggtttaaaaaaacacaacaaaaaagccacacaaCCTATAACCTCCTTTGCAGCGCATACCACTAAACGTTACAGCCCAACTTACTTTAGAGGCTCCATAGATTGTCAACATTGGTGTTGGCTGACAACAGGATGCAGAAGAAATGTTCACAATTgcccctttcttcttctctgccATGCCCGGCAGCACAATATGCATCATCATGTTAGCAGAAACAATATTTACGTTGATCATGTCCCACAGAATATCCTCAGAGAGATTGGTAAAATAGTCTGGGTAGGGATAAAATATTCCTACATTATTCACCAAAATCCCAATTTCTCTATCTTTCAGAGCCTCCTTAATGGCCGGGTAAGGCTCACGACCCTTGCTGAAGTCAGCTACTATAAAATCTGTTTCCACTTTATAGGTTTCAGATATGCTTCTAGATACAGCCTCCAGCTTCTCTTTGCTTCGGCTGATTAAGATGATGTTGACACCACGCTTTGCAAGCTCTTGGGCATATGCCTTCCCAATACCATCTGTGCCACctgtaatagaaaataaaaaaccaaggTGAAAAtcagagcagccccagcctccagTTTTGGCAGTTCTTTCAATTATAGCTTTACTCTCTTCTCTGAGATCATGTGGCACTGAATCTGCTGATGTCAAAGCCACAACATTAAAGACAGTGTTGTCAGTAGCAACGTTCTGCTATCCCACGACATAcaagttttatattttctatgaCAACAACAGAGAGCTTAAAGTAGAACCTTAATGAAAGGCTGGGATGTCAGAGATATATGACTTAAACCTTGCTGAAGAACTTGAGCACGTATGAAACcccataggaaaaaaaaaggatcttgTCTGTATCTCTGTCTACGCTGTACACGTTCAGGGTGTACCTTGCAAGTTTTGGGAAAAATTGCTCTGTGATTCTTTCCCAGCAGTCAGTCAATATACTCAGAACGCCAGTCTCCTGAGgaattgaatttattttggcACTGAACAACTGACACTGCTCAAGCAGATTAACTCGCAACCAGAGATCATACAGGTCCCGGCTTATGACATAAAGCTCACTCAGCAGTGCAAACTAGCAAGCTTTACAGTACTGGCATGTTTTATAAACCTAAGCAAATACACTGCTTCAGTCTCTTACCAGTGACCACGGCCCATTTCCCATAACGCTTGACAAGATCGATCTCGCCACCCAGCTTTGGAATTAAATGCAACCTGATCATGCTGTAAGTGTCAATCGCAAGAGACACACACTTTCTGACTGTGTACCAAGCTCCAACTATAGCCAGGGCCTCTATGTAAAAATTGCAGGAACGACTGATCTCTCTGTACAAGAGGTAGAAACGATCCACTGCAGCCATGGTGATCacaagcctggaaaaaaaaaaaaaaaagaaaagaaaaagacacaggCAATTATTACAATTGTCTCTTGGGCCATGTAAACTTTTCAGACTGAATGGATAACCTTTGAGATTCAGCATGTTGCAGTCTGAACACCATTTTGATGCTGAAAAGCCTCAAGTCAGACTGCTAAAATTTGGGTATGACCTACCATCAGCCTCACTGGTTTAGCCATTTAGCCCTTATCCAAGGGTTTAATTACTGTCAGTTATCCTGCAATAACACTGATCAAGgatactgtaataaaacaatTTGAGGCCAAGCAGACTGGGGAAGCTCAGCACATAAAAACTAATTTTGGAAGATTAAGAACCACCTATGGAAGAGGCAAGGGTAACCAGCAGGAGAGGGCTGAGCACATGAGAAACAAGGAGCTCTTTCAAGCACAGAAAGCTAGATGACAGAGAACGGAGCTGAGGGGCAGCACCACCAAAGCACCAGCCATTTCCCAGCAAGGCCCTGCGCCTACCGTGGCGGCCAGCTTTGAGAACCCTTGAGCCACGGGCTAGCACCGTGTGTCAACCCCACATCGGCTTCCAGCACAAACACTACCGTGCCCCACATGATTTTCacaagtaaataatttttaaaaacaagcgTAAAACCCAACCGCCGCTGCCGCTTGTTGCTGCGCGGCCGTTAGCCGCCGCCCTGCCCTCGCTGACAGACCGGCCCGGCCGCAGGCCTCACCGCGCCCCCGCCACCAGCCCCGCTCacagcccggcccggcgcctCGGCCCCTcgctcagccccagccctgccgctcCCAGCCCGGGGCCTCTCCAACGGAGGAAGACCCCCCACCCCGCGCCGCGGGGCCGTTACCCGCCCGGAGtcccggggccgcggggccgggccctCCGCCGGCAGCTGCGCGGCACCGCCAGGAGCGGCCGCGGCGCCTTGTGGGCCAGCGCGGCGTCGCCATGGCGACGGCGGCGGCTGAGGCGGTTGGGGCGGCTGTCCGCGCCTCAGGACCGCCGGCAGGAGCACagttccaacccctctgcccCGTCCCTCGCCGTTTATATCTACCCGGTGCATACCGCGGCGAGGCCGGGAGCGGCCGCCCACCCCCTGCGCCTGGGGCCCGGCTCAGGTAACGGGagcgggggggtgtgtgtttaATGGGAGATAGAGCGGTGCGCTCTAGGACACGAGGCCTGTCTAGAGACCTACCGACCTGTAGCGGCGAAAAGCGTGTGGGGGGAAACGTGACAGCACCTGCAGCCTCGTGAGGAGACTAAAGTTTGCCTCAGGAGCCCGCCCGGCTTGCAGCGGCACAGGCGTTACGTAAGAGCGGGCTGTGCCTCGAAGGGCCACCATCGCTGCgtcctctgctctgcagcttccaaaggaaaaaagtgactCTCTATTTAGAGAGGCTTCTTGGTGGTGGTCCTGTGTCCCCTGAGTGGGATCCGTGGTGGGCAGGGTTTAAAGTAAACTCTCCCTGCCTTTTGGTATCTCAACAGTGAGTAGACCCAGGCTGCCAACTCCACACAGGCTTCATAATTTGCTCATACTGGTCTTTTATCTGTAACAGGTTCTCCTACTAAAACCTTTAGGTGTTTTATCTGGAAGAGTTGAATTGTACACCAAATACTGACGTTTGTCTAAATCACAAATCTTAAAATGCAATCACAAACCGGAGACTTGGACAAAGGCCTTGGAGGGGAATACTTGGAGGGAGAATCTCTGAACACCACCAGAAATGAAGCTACccacacagaaaatgaaggcaaTTCTTTCAACGCAGGTGAGCCCATACAGCTGGCTCACTAGGACTGATGTAGGGAACTTTAGTTTGCATAAAGCCTAGACATAAACTCTGTCTAGTTTATGAGCTAGTTAGAGCTCACATGGATGCGTTACGAGTTTATTCTTTCTCCCAGCGAAGTCACTGAAAATCTTGCCGTAACTGAGGCTTACTCAACTGCTATCTGCTTGtgcttcctccctccttctgtGTCTTTACTTTTGTCTTGCTGGAGGGATACCTTGTCCTGTGTTGCAATCATACAGCTAGCCTGACCTCTGAATGTTTTAATGACAATCATATTTAAACGAGCTGGTACAATCATCTTGCTTGTCTCTTTTTAAGTGCATACACTACAAGTGCAACTAGAAGGTGCAGAGCAAGAATCTGAAAAGTATTGAAAATGCAATTAATCAAAGGCGATCTACAGACAGGTTGAATGATTACAGCCCTGGGTATGCTTTCCAAAGTGTACAAAAGGGTAAATTTGTAGAAGAGCTAAGCTAACAAACAGTGCTTGAGATGACTCGGATATGCTGCTACTGTAGTCTCTCTACATGCAAAGTTAGCAGCCTTGTTAAACTCAAATCATCATTAATTAAATGTAACATATAGTGGATGTCTAAGACCACATTGATGCCAGTACTTTAAGACCAGTGCGTACTACCTGACTTccagatgtaaaaaaaaaaaaaaaaaaaaaaagtggattttaacagtttattttgctACTGCTTATTTTACTACTTTGCCCTCTACAAAAATTAAGCTTCCTTTCATATAAAATGTTGGCAAAAATCTTGGTTAGAGCACTTATTTTCTGGAAAGTCTCATTCAACTGCTCTTCAAGATTCCTCTAAAGTAATTGCCAACATGACACTTTTTCCCCACTGGTGCTTCTAAACTGCAActtgttttcttatttgtaaAGATATTAAAACTCAAGAGAAAGCTATCAGCGGTATGTCCAGAGCAGATCAACAGAATGGACAAAAATCAGATGGTGATCACAAATCTGTAACCAGCTCATCCAGTCAAAGGACAGAAGAAGAGCAGGGCTGTGTAAGGTAATACATTATTTGTG
This genomic window from Falco rusticolus isolate bFalRus1 chromosome 15, bFalRus1.pri, whole genome shotgun sequence contains:
- the HSDL1 gene encoding inactive hydroxysteroid dehydrogenase-like protein 1 isoform X1; its protein translation is MWGTVVFVLEADVGLTHGASPWLKGSQSWPPRLVITMAAVDRFYLLYREISRSCNFYIEALAIVGAWYTVRKCVSLAIDTYSMIRLHLIPKLGGEIDLVKRYGKWAVVTGGTDGIGKAYAQELAKRGVNIILISRSKEKLEAVSRSISETYKVETDFIVADFSKGREPYPAIKEALKDREIGILVNNVGIFYPYPDYFTNLSEDILWDMINVNIVSANMMMHIVLPGMAEKKKGAIVNISSASCCQPTPMLTIYGASKTYLDYFSRALHYEYASKGIFVQSLTPFVIATKMVACSSVTSKRSFFFPSAEEYASHAVSTLGLSTRTTGYWKHAIKFTLGEQLPEWIWAWFAMYFFRIIRKEALTCKVK
- the HSDL1 gene encoding inactive hydroxysteroid dehydrogenase-like protein 1 isoform X2, with the protein product MAAVDRFYLLYREISRSCNFYIEALAIVGAWYTVRKCVSLAIDTYSMIRLHLIPKLGGEIDLVKRYGKWAVVTGGTDGIGKAYAQELAKRGVNIILISRSKEKLEAVSRSISETYKVETDFIVADFSKGREPYPAIKEALKDREIGILVNNVGIFYPYPDYFTNLSEDILWDMINVNIVSANMMMHIVLPGMAEKKKGAIVNISSASCCQPTPMLTIYGASKTYLDYFSRALHYEYASKGIFVQSLTPFVIATKMVACSSVTSKRSFFFPSAEEYASHAVSTLGLSTRTTGYWKHAIKFTLGEQLPEWIWAWFAMYFFRIIRKEALTCKVK